A window from Rhea pennata isolate bPtePen1 chromosome 1, bPtePen1.pri, whole genome shotgun sequence encodes these proteins:
- the C1H21orf140 gene encoding uncharacterized protein C21orf140 homolog — translation MQCFANPLLRHVIHRGYFDAASQTQCLQYLKALRTLQLKGFNTIFLGETDIPESTITGDKTAEEDSLSWPIWTLVHAGSSQGWVPWRYRLLLRDKLSIHWQEAIFQELCESLTLSYGKCVIVTRDKRQPMRVGTKEVKDHEMGTQLPVQPVIYMSSIKCCPEIARANGHELLAVPSSYSYLYPMDVAWSSLKWFIINNRQGFALRSIERTYSYRCILFSDLIMKGVEKMTPNKWKVAINKVKRWENYYLDTFS, via the coding sequence ATGCAGTGTTTTGCAAATCCACTTCTCAGGCACGTCATACACAGAGGCTACTTTGATGCTGCTTCACAGACGCAGTGCctgcaatatttaaaagctCTGAGGACGCTGCAGCTTAAGGGCTTCAACACCATTTTTTTAGGAGAAACAGATATTCCAGAAAGCACCATAACAGGAGATAAAACAGCTGAGGAAGATAGCCTGAGTTGGCCAATATGGACACTTGTtcatgctggcagcagccaaGGGTGGGTGCCTTGGAGGTACAGACTGCTATTAAGAGATAAACTGTCCATCCACTGGCAGGAAGCCATCTTTCAGGAGTTATGTGAATCTCTGACTCTGTCCTATGGGAAATGTGTAATTGTGACGAGGGACAAAAGGCAGCCGATGCGTGTGGGGACAAAAGAAGTCAAGGATCATGAGATGGGAACTCAGCTTCCAGTCCAGCCAGTCATCTATATGTCCAGCATTAAGTGTTGCCCTGAAATTGCTAGAGCCAATGGCCATGAGCTTCTTGCTGTGCCTTCATCTTACAGCTATCTCTATCCTATGGATGTTGCTTGGTCTTCTTTGAAATGGTTTATTATAAACAACAGGCAGGGCTTTGCCCTGAGGTCTATTGAGAGGACCTACTCGTACAGGTGTATCCTCTTCAGTGACTTGATTATGAAAGGAGTAGAGAAGATGACCCCAAATAAATGGAAGGTAGCGATTAACAAGGTGAAGAGATGGGAGAATTACTACCTGgacacattttcttaa